Proteins encoded within one genomic window of Cellulomonas flavigena DSM 20109:
- the orn gene encoding oligoribonuclease, producing the protein MTSTADDAPTTSPAPAHGAHASNDRIVWVDCEMTGLDLVHDALVEVAAVVTDSELNVLGDGVDVVIAPPAEALAQMNDFVRSMHTTSGLLPELEHGVTLEEAEAQVLEYVRTWVPDVGKAPLAGNSVGTDKAFLDRHMPGLVGHLHYRIIDVSSIKELARRWYPRVYFAAPEKNGGHRALADILESIDELRYYRAALLPAAPGPDSAHARRVAAQVAATSVKRGLLPGA; encoded by the coding sequence GTGACCAGCACCGCCGACGACGCACCGACCACCTCCCCCGCACCCGCGCACGGCGCGCACGCGAGCAACGACCGCATCGTGTGGGTGGACTGCGAGATGACCGGGCTCGACCTCGTGCACGACGCCCTCGTCGAGGTCGCCGCCGTCGTCACCGACTCCGAGCTCAACGTCCTGGGCGACGGGGTCGACGTCGTCATCGCGCCGCCGGCCGAGGCGCTCGCGCAGATGAACGACTTCGTCCGGTCGATGCACACGACCTCCGGGTTGCTGCCCGAGCTCGAGCACGGCGTGACGCTCGAGGAGGCCGAGGCGCAGGTGCTGGAGTACGTGCGCACGTGGGTGCCGGACGTCGGCAAGGCCCCGCTGGCAGGCAACTCGGTCGGTACCGACAAGGCCTTCCTCGACCGCCACATGCCCGGCCTCGTCGGGCACCTGCACTACCGGATCATCGACGTGTCGTCGATCAAGGAGCTCGCACGCCGCTGGTACCCGCGCGTGTACTTCGCCGCCCCGGAGAAGAACGGTGGCCACCGCGCGCTGGCCGACATCCTCGAGAGCATCGACGAGCTGCGCTACTACCGGGCCGCGCTGCTGCCTGCCGCGCCGGGTCCGGACTCGGCGCACGCGCGCAGGGTCGCCGCCCAGGTCGCCGCGACGAGCGTCAAGCGCGGGCTCCTGCCGGGCGCCTGA
- a CDS encoding ABC transporter ATP-binding protein translates to MTRSAPAVPGAAGVEDAAAIRFEAVRKEYAGAVAVDDLTLAVRAHELLVLVGPSGCGKSTTLRMANRLVEPTSGRIVLGDEDVTDVDPVALRRRIGYVIQNVGLFPHRTVAQNVGTVPGLLGWDRRRTRARVLELLELVGLDPDRYARRWPHELSGGERQRVGVARALATDPPVLLMDEPFGAVDPVGRARLQQEFARLQRELGTTVMMVTHDVDEAVRMADRVVVLSRGARVEQLAHPLEVVARPASDQVADLVGRGRTARLLALGRLEPEDLEPRHDAPARAATPGDGAPGDAAPGDGAPGDGAPGDAAPGDGAPRGGAVRLGAELGDVVEALTAVAAGHDGARLAVLDDAGRPVGTATGDSVVRALRRLTAAGRGTD, encoded by the coding sequence GTGACGAGGTCAGCACCCGCCGTGCCCGGCGCTGCCGGGGTCGAGGACGCCGCGGCGATCCGCTTCGAGGCGGTGCGCAAGGAGTACGCGGGAGCGGTCGCCGTCGACGACCTCACGCTCGCGGTCCGGGCGCACGAGCTGCTCGTGCTCGTGGGGCCGTCGGGCTGCGGCAAGTCCACGACCCTGCGGATGGCGAACCGGCTGGTCGAGCCGACGTCCGGGCGCATCGTGCTGGGCGACGAGGACGTGACCGACGTCGACCCCGTCGCGCTGCGCCGCCGCATCGGCTACGTCATCCAGAACGTCGGGCTCTTCCCGCACCGCACCGTCGCGCAGAACGTCGGCACCGTCCCCGGGCTGCTCGGGTGGGACCGGCGCCGCACGCGCGCCCGCGTCCTGGAGCTGCTCGAGCTCGTGGGGCTCGACCCCGACCGGTACGCGCGGCGTTGGCCGCACGAGCTGTCGGGCGGCGAGCGGCAGCGCGTCGGTGTGGCGCGCGCTCTCGCGACGGACCCGCCCGTGCTGCTCATGGACGAGCCGTTCGGCGCGGTCGACCCCGTGGGGCGTGCCCGCCTGCAGCAGGAGTTCGCGCGGCTGCAGCGGGAGCTCGGCACGACCGTGATGATGGTGACGCACGACGTGGACGAGGCGGTGCGGATGGCGGACCGCGTGGTCGTGCTCAGCCGCGGTGCGCGCGTCGAGCAGCTCGCGCACCCCCTGGAGGTCGTGGCGCGCCCGGCGTCGGACCAGGTCGCGGACCTCGTCGGCCGCGGCCGCACCGCGCGGCTCCTGGCGCTCGGCCGGCTGGAGCCCGAGGACCTCGAGCCCCGGCACGACGCGCCCGCGCGGGCCGCCACGCCAGGCGACGGTGCGCCGGGCGACGCTGCGCCGGGCGACGGTGCGCCGGGCGACGGTGCGCCGGGCGACGCTGCGCCGGGCGACGGTGCGCCCCGCGGCGGTGCCGTGCGTCTGGGTGCCGAGCTGGGGGACGTCGTGGAGGCCCTCACCGCCGTCGCCGCCGGGCACGACGGGGCGCGCCTCGCGGTCCTCGACGACGCGGGCCGGCCGGTCGGGACGGCCACGGGCGACAGCGTCGTGCGCGCGCTGCGCCGGCTGACCGCGGCGGGCCGGGGCACCGACTGA
- a CDS encoding ATP-grasp domain-containing protein produces the protein MSEPTARLALATCAQLPELDADDLPLRAALHERGVPTDVVVWDDPTVDWSAYSRVLIRSTWDYTDRPTQFSDWTRRVERTSTLLNPADVVAWNIDKTYLRDLEQRGIPIVPTIWLDPERNLDARAIHTRFPAFGDFVIKPTVSAGSRDTGRYDAGETPSRSLAITHAKNLLAVGRRVMLQRYLTQVDTQGESALVYVDGEFSHAVRKEPLLEGPYRAGETEGVMFRERVLAAGEPTERERALGDLVVAELGKVFPDRAPLLYTRVDLIPDDEGQPVVLEVELAEPALFFEPSPGAVERFADAVVARL, from the coding sequence GTGAGCGAACCGACCGCACGCCTTGCCCTCGCCACGTGCGCCCAGCTTCCCGAGCTCGACGCCGACGACCTCCCGCTGCGGGCGGCGCTGCACGAGCGCGGCGTCCCCACCGACGTGGTGGTGTGGGACGACCCGACCGTCGACTGGTCGGCGTACTCGCGCGTCCTCATCCGCTCGACGTGGGACTACACCGACCGGCCCACCCAGTTCTCCGACTGGACGCGGCGCGTCGAGCGCACCTCCACGCTGCTCAACCCCGCGGACGTCGTCGCGTGGAACATCGACAAGACGTACCTGCGGGACCTCGAGCAGCGCGGCATCCCGATCGTCCCGACGATCTGGCTCGACCCGGAGCGCAACCTCGACGCCCGCGCGATCCACACGCGGTTCCCGGCGTTCGGCGACTTCGTCATCAAGCCCACGGTCAGCGCGGGCTCGCGCGACACCGGCCGGTACGACGCGGGCGAGACCCCGTCCCGCTCGCTGGCCATCACGCACGCCAAGAACCTGCTCGCGGTCGGTCGCCGCGTCATGCTGCAGCGCTACCTCACGCAGGTCGACACCCAGGGCGAGAGCGCGCTGGTCTACGTCGACGGCGAGTTCAGCCACGCCGTGCGCAAGGAGCCGCTGCTCGAAGGGCCGTACCGGGCGGGGGAGACCGAGGGCGTGATGTTCCGCGAGCGCGTGCTCGCCGCGGGCGAGCCGACCGAGCGGGAGCGCGCGCTGGGGGACCTGGTGGTCGCCGAGCTCGGCAAGGTGTTCCCCGACCGCGCGCCGCTGCTGTACACGCGTGTCGACCTCATCCCGGACGACGAGGGTCAGCCGGTCGTCCTGGAGGTCGAGCTCGCCGAGCCTGCGCTGTTCTTCGAGCCCAGTCCCGGGGCCGTCGAGCGGTTCGCGGACGCCGTCGTCGCGCGGCTGTGA